The genomic DNA ctgggtaaatctctttccacacctggattgtgcaacatttgcacccaatttttttcaaaattcttcaatctctgtcattGGTGgttgatcatggctagacaaccattttcaagtagatttaagtcaaaactgtaacttggccactcaggaatgttaactgtcttcttggtaagcaactccagtgtagatttgtgttttaggttattgtcctgctggaaggtgaatccatctcccagtgtctggtgtaaagcagactgaaccaggtttttatctaggattttgcctgtacttagcgctgttccatttattttttatcctgaaaaactccccagtccttaatgattacaagcatacccataacatgatgcggcCAACACTATGCTCGAAAATTTGGAGAATGGTACACcgtgtgtgttgtattggatttgccccaaacataatactttgtattcaggacaaaaaagtgaattgctttgccaaaatgtttttgcattattacttagtgccttgttgcaaacaggatacatgttttggagtATGTTATTCGGTccagtcttccttcttttcactccgtcaattaggttagtattgtggattaactacaatgttgttgattcatcctcagttttctactgtcacagccattaagctCTGTAACTTTTAAAGTCtttattggcctcatggtgaaatccctgaccggtttcctttctctctgacaactgagttaggaaggatgcttgtatcttaggccgtcattgtaaataagaatttgttcttaactgacttgactagttaaaaaggttaaataaaaaaataaaaaacatatttgtagtgactgggtgtattgatataccatctaacgtgtaattaataacttcaccatgttcaaaggagTATTCAGTGTcttccgagtggtgcagcggactaaggcactgcattgcagcgctagaggcgtcactaaagaCTCTGGTTCGTTCCccggctgtgtcacaaccggccgtgatcgagagtcccatagggcggcgcacaattggcccagcgtcgtccgggttaggggagggtttggccgggggggtaggctgtcattgtaagtaagaatttgtttataactgacttacctagttaaacatatatatatatatatttttacaaataggtgccctttgcgaggcattgttaaacctccctggactttgtggttgaatctgtgtttgaaagtcactgctcgactgagggaccttgcagataattgcttgtgtggggtacagatatgaggtagtcattcaaaaatgcccaccagaatgagtccatgcaacttatttatgggacttgttaagcaaatttgtactccttaacttatttaggcttgccattacaaaggggtttaatactttacctgttcatttgtaattaatttgtaaaaatgtcaaaaaacataattccactttgacattatgttattgtgttttggtgtccacatagtgtatgtacatataactaggaataaagtgacagataataaacagtagcagcagcgtatgtgatgagtcaaagtttgtgcaaaaagggtcaatgcagatagtctgggtagctatttggttaactatttaactatttaccagtcttatggcttgggggtagaagctgttcaggttcctgttgattccagacttggtgcatcagtaccgcttgctgtgcagtagcagagagaacagtctatggcttgggtggctggagtctttggcgaTTTTTAGGTCCTTCATCTGACaccgactggtatagaggtcctggatggcagggagcttggccccaatAATGTACtaggctgtatgcactaccctctgtagcacctttcgatcggatgccaagcagttgccataccgggcAGTGATCTTAGTTGGAGAGAATATTCAAGAGCTTCAAGCAATATCTAGTTTTAGATTTGGTGAATACTGACTGACGGGTTGTCTAACTGAACATCTGATTGTTTGATTGACAGCCTGGTAAGGTTCTGTGATTGGCTGATTGTTTGATTGACAGCCCAGTAAGGTGAGGAGTGAGTGTAAGGAGCTGAGGATGCTGTGCGCCGAAGATGAACAGAGCAGAACCTGCTGGATGACTGCCTTCAGATTGttaaaggtacacacacacactcacagaatcTTCTGTATAACTGATGTTTCATTTATATGTATTACTTGAAAATTTATTTTGTTGTGCGCTACATATATGTTCTGTTTTGACAGTATGGGATATTACTGTATCAGAACTACAAGAGTCCCCAGCAGCGGAAGTCTCCTGTCTCACACTTCTCTACTCCTGTGGTAAGACTCCTATTCACATGTTTCTATTCCCGACTCTATTTAAGCAAACTAGGATCTATTGGAGAGCGATAGCGTGGCTCAGACaagttctctgtctctgtagaggAGTGTGTCTGAGAACTCTCTGGTGGCCATGGACTTCTCTGGCAGGACAGGACGCGTCATAGAGAACCCTCTGGAAGCACAGAGCGCCGCGGTGGAGGAGGGACAGAcgtggagggtgaggaggagagtaggaaggagaggaagtggaTGGGATGGAAGATTGGGAAACTCAGACTAAGAAGAAGGTGTACTTCTGTCATTCTGAATCtaaaattgttttgtttgtttatctttcCTGCCGTCAGAAACGGGGTCACCGTATGAATGCTCTGGGCAGCCCCAGCCTCCTCCACCCATCTTCTCTCAGCTCAGGTACCCTACACTTTACATTACTTTGCTCTTATACCTGGATAGTAGTACTGTAAGAATTACACTAGTAACAACATTTAACAGTAACTTCATAAATACTTAGTAATGCtagatggcgccggaggagatggctgccgttttacggactcctaaccaattgtgctattgttaTTTgtgacttattttgtacataatgtttatgccactgtctcttatgaccaaaaatagcttctgtatatcaggacagcgattactcacctcgtactggacaaagattttttcttcaatgagttggACGCAAAGAATTTCATTCTTTCATTCGCATgtgaaagagacggagatatctgGGATatcggacgcttataagaaatcccgctatgccctccgattaaccatcaaacaggcaaagcatcaatacaggactaagattgaatcatactacaccgtctccgatgctcgtcggatgtggcagggcttgcaaactattacagactacaaaggaaagcacagccacgagctgcccagtgacacaagcctaccagatgagctaaataacttctatgctcgcaagcaacactgaagcatgcatcagccgttccagacgactgtgtgatcacgctctccgtagccgatgtgagtaagacctttaaacaggtcaacattcacaaggccgcagggccagacggattaccaggatgtgtactccgagcatgcactgaccaactggcaagtgtcttcactgacattttcaacctctccctgacagcatatttcaagcagaccaccatagttcctgtgcccaagaacactaaggtaacctgcctaaatgactgctGACCCGAAgctctcacgtctgtagccatgaagtgctttgaaaggttgatcATGGGTCACAtgaacaccattattccagataccctagacccactccaatttgcataccgccccaacagatccacagatgatgcaatctctattgcactccaccctgcgactaaacacctccctctgcaactggatgctggacttgctgatgggccacccccaggtggtaagggtaggtaacaacacatctgccacgctgatccacaacacgggggcccctcaggggtgcgtgctcagtcccctcctctactctctgttcacccatgactgcatggccaggcacgactccaacaccattattaagtttgccgacgacacaacagtggtaggcctgatcactgacaacgatgagacagcccatagggaggaggtcagagacctgactgtgtggtgccaggataacaacctctccctcaatgtgatcaaggaAAAGGAGATTGTTgatgactacaggaaaaggaggactgagtacGCCCCCATTGTCATCAACGgaactgtagtggagcaggttgagagcttcaagttcgttggtgtccaaacacaccaagacagtcgtgaagatggcacgacaaattccccttcaggagactgaaaagatttggcatgggtcctcagatcctcaaaaggttctacagctgcaccatcgagagcatcctgactggttgcatcactgcctggtatggcgactgctcggcctctgactccagccatcctagtcatagactcttctctctgctacctactcaataagagagaaaaagaaaatggagcgctaccctctcgcgcgcaggaactaatctgaggacacctgactacttttgaaaaatctcgcttatttttcaaaataaaagcctggtcacagcctgaggaagccattggaaaaggaatctggttgatacccctttaaatggaataaagacgggccaggaaacacagatattTGTTAtttatcacttccgggttagattttctcaggttttcgcctgcagaatcagttttgttatactcacagacaatattttgacagttttggaaactttggagagtctttctatcctaatctataaattatatgcatattctacgatctggacctgagaaatagtccgtttaccttgggaacgttattttttattttttatttgacccctagcgtcaagaggttaattcACTTTttacttaaaactgcattgttggttaagggcttttaagtaagcatttcactgtaaggttacctgttttgttcggcgcatgtgacaaataacatttgatttaatggaGTGTATTGTTACACAAGTGGAATATGAAGCAGTTCCGACATCTgtggttacatcccaaatggcaccctatttccttcattgtgcactacttatgggccctggtcataacactgtatacggaaagggtgccatttttgaTGCAGACTGCTtgtatctctgcatgtgtaaAGCTGTATAGTGCACGTCTTGAAAGCCGAAAATAGCTTTGACACCTGAAACCTGATGTTGTCTTTCAGTGATCCACAGAACACAGCTATGGTTCCATGGTCGCATCATTAGAGAAGAGTCGCACAAGATGATCATGCAACAAGGACAAGTAGACGGGTAAGACTTAGAAGCTGTATTATCCTTCTTAGGCCaccctcccatccatccatcctagTACCCACAGACCATCCCTATGTATAGATGTACAGCATAAGTGAAAATGttttatgtgtgcgtgtgtcaggtTGTTCCTGCTGAGAGACAGTCAAAGTAACCCCAAGGCGTTTGTCCTGACCTTGTGCCACCACCAGAAGATCAGACACTTCCAGATCCTACCGGTCAGTTCTTTATACTCATCTACCTCTATTCGGTTCCACTTCATTCTTGTTCATCCAATTTGGCTCCATCTCAGTTTGCTCTCACATCCTATCTCCTGCCTCCATCTCAACCGTATTGTatattgtctcctctctctctcacagtgtgAAGAGGAAGGTCAGATGTTGTTCAGTTTGGATGATGGCTCCACCAAGTTCACAGACCTGATCCACCTGGTGGAGTTCTACCAGCTCAACAGAGGGGTGCTGCCCTGCAAGCTCAAACATCCCTGTACCGCCGTGGCCTTGTGACCCttcacccctgacctctgacccgtgTACCATACGCCTGCCCTCTGGTCTCACTACACTACCCTCTGTCTGCAGTTAAATTCTCTACCCTTTGTTCACTAGGTCGTCAAGTGTGCACTTATTCACTCATTCCTTGTGGATTTAAAAGGAAAGGAGTGTTGGAAGCTGATGGTACATGCTTAGTTACACCAATGCTTTTAAAATGCATGAGGGGTAGTGAACAATTGCACActttggggggaggggtggggaatTGGAAAGTGGCCACACAGATAGATAAAtcgacagacaaacagacatgtGGTGTACTATAGTGATCTGTGGAAATCTGTGGATCCAACCAAGCCCCTGTTTCCTCCTCCTTTACCCACCTCAGACAGACGATAGACATGGGGCTTGTTTCCCCGCACTTCTTTATTGATCATCAGGGATCGAATCGATCACAACGATTGACCATATGTAAAAATCAACCTGTGCAGTCCAGTCTTTATAAGCTGATCACCTGATGCTTCATGCTG from Salvelinus sp. IW2-2015 linkage group LG31, ASM291031v2, whole genome shotgun sequence includes the following:
- the grb10a gene encoding growth factor receptor-bound protein 10 isoform X3 — encoded protein: MPSCSPDCCLFQAVEIIKVYSEDGAGKVVEVPADMRARDVCQLLVYKSHCLDDNSWSLVEHHPLLGLERCLEDHELVVQVQASMTSDSKFLFRKNYAKYEFFRNPLNFFPEQMVAWCQVSNGSIPQSQLSQNFLNSSSCPEVQGFLYLKESGRKSWKRLSMFLRRSGLYYSTKGSSKEPRHLQLLSDLEDSSVFTVTTGRKLHNAPTDYQFCIKPSKVRSECKELRMLCAEDEQSRTCWMTAFRLLKYGILLYQNYKSPQQRKSPVSHFSTPVRSVSENSLVAMDFSGRTGRVIENPLEAQSAAVEEGQTWRKRGHRMNALGSPSLLHPSSLSSVIHRTQLWFHGRIIREESHKMIMQQGQVDGLFLLRDSQSNPKAFVLTLCHHQKIRHFQILPCEEEGQMLFSLDDGSTKFTDLIHLVEFYQLNRGVLPCKLKHPCTAVAL